One Molothrus aeneus isolate 106 chromosome 6, BPBGC_Maene_1.0, whole genome shotgun sequence genomic window carries:
- the FSHB gene encoding follitropin subunit beta, whose product MKTLNCFVLLLCWKAICCNSCQLTNITIAVEREECEFCITVNATWCSGYCFTRDPVYKYPPVSTAQQTCTFKEVVYETVKIPGCGDHPEAFYSYPVATACHCDSCDTDTTDCTVRGLGPAYCSFSQNGRNQ is encoded by the exons ATGAAGACACTTAAttgctttgtgctgctccttTGCTGGAAAGCCATTTGCTGCAACAGCTGCCAGCTGACCAACATCACCATTGCTGTGGAAAGAGAAGAGTGTGAATTCTGTATCACAGTCAATGCCACGTGGTGCTCAGGATACTGCTTCACCAGG GATCCAGTATATAAATATCCTCCAGTATCAACTGCTCAGCAGACCTGCACCTTCAAGGAGGTTGTGTATGAAACAGTGAAGATCCCTGGCTGCGGTGACCACCCCGAAGCTTTCTACTCCTACCCAGTGGCTACAGCATGCCACTGTGAcagctgtgacactgacacCACTGACTGCACTGTCAGGGGACTGGGGCCAGCCTACTGCTCCTTCAGCCAGAATGGAAGGAACCAGTGa